GACCATCCCCACGGCCTCGCGGGCGTCTTCCCGGGCAGCCCGCACGCCTTCACGGCGCTGCTGGCGCAGCACCACGAGGGTCAGGTGCTGTGGCGGACCTGGCACGCCTACCCGCAGGACGGGCAGCTGGTGGCGACGCGCACGCGCGTGGGCGTCCGCGCGCCCGTGCCGGCCGGGGACCTCAGCGCGTCCGGCGTTTGAGGGCATGAGATCCACACGTGTGGGTGACGAACCGTGATGTCTCTGTGACGTAACGTCGCAGTTGTGATCGAGCCGCACGCGCCAGCCCCGCCGAGCCCCCCACCCCCGTGGGCGGTCCCCGCGCGGCTGCCCGTGCGTGCGGCCACCGGCCGATTCCTGGTCCTCACCTGCGTCTTCGTCTGCGCGGCCTGCGGACTGGTGTACGAGCTCGAACTCGTCGCCCTCGCCTCGTACTTGATCGGCGACTCGGTCACCCAGGCCTCGGTCGTGCTGTCCGTGATGGTGTTCGCCATGGGCATCGGCTCACTGGCCGCGAAGCGGCTGCGCTGGCGCGCCGCGGCCGGCTTCGGCGCCATCGAGGCGTCCCTCGCCCTGGTCGGCGGCTGCAGCGCGATGGCGATGTACGCCGTCTTCGCCTGGACCGGCGACTGGGGCGGCCTGTGGGCGGACGGCCCGCGCTGGCTGCTGGTCGCCTTCTCCCTCACCATAGGTCTGCTCATCGGCGCCGAAGTGCCGCTGCTGATGGAGCTGATCCAGCGCATCCGGCGTCAGGACGCGGGCGGGGCGGTGGCCGACCTGTTCGCCGCGGACTACGTCGGCGCGCTCGTCGGCGGCCTCGCCTTCCCGTTCCTCCTGCTGCCCCAGCTGGGCCAGTTGACCGGCGCCCTGATCACCGGCACCGTCAACGCGCTCGCGGGCGGCGCCCTCGTCCTCGGCCTGTTCCGCCGCGACCTCACCCGCCGCGCCCGCTGGACGCTGCTGATCGCCAACCTCGCCGTCCTCGGCCTCCTCGCCTCCGCCGCCGCCCTGGTCGACGACTTCGAACGGGCCGCACGGCACGCGGTCTACGGCGCCGACGTACGGGTGGCGCTGCGGACCGGCGTCCAGGAGGTCGTCCTCACCGGCGGCACCCACGGCCGCCCACTCCATCTGTTCCTCGACGGCCGCCTGCGGGTCAGCGGCCGCGACGAACGCCGCTACCACGAGGCCCTGGTCCGGCCCGCGATGAACGGCCCCCACGCGCGCGTGCTCATCCTCGGCGGCGGCGACGGACTGGCCGCCCGCGAGGTCCTGCGCCACCGGGGCGTGCGGCGGGTGGACGTCGTGGAAGTCGACCCCGGAGTCGTCCGGCTGGCCCGCCACGACACCGCGCTGTCCGCGCTCAACGGGCACGCCTACGACGACCCACGCGTGCGCGTGATCACCGCGGACGCCTTCCACTGGCTGCGCACGGCACAGCGGGCGACGTACGACGTCGTCGTCTGCGACCTGCCCGACCCGGGCATCACGGCGAGCACCAAGCTCTACTCCGAGGAGTTCTACGGCCTGGCCCGCCGCGTGCTCGCCCCCCGCGGGCGGTTGGCGGTGCACGCCGGTCCGCTCTCCGCCCGGCCGCACGTGTTCTGGACGGTCGTCGCGAGCGTGCGCGCCGTGGGCCTGCACACCGTCCCCTACCGCGTCGGCGACCGCGACGCCCGGTTCGCCTCGGGCCCCGACCGGATCGCGGGCGCCCTGCGCGCGCCCCGCGACTGGGGCTTCGTCCTGGCCGCCGCCCGCACCACCCCGCCCCTCGGCCTCGACGCGCACGCCCCACCCCCGCGCACCCTGACCCGCTCGTCCCTCGCGGCGGACGCCCGCGCGGCGGCCCGCACCCGCCTCACCGGCCTGCCGCCGTCCACACTCGTGCACCCGCGGTACGCGAACTGACCCCCACGCACGCGTGAACGGCGGCGCGCCCCTTCCCCCGTCGGACGGACCGCCGTGCTCCCCCCGCTTCTCCCGTTCCCCCGAGCCCCCGCTCAGACGACGTTCAGCGTGTTGTACGAAGCGAGCTTCCAGCCGCGTGAGTTGTTGACCTTCAGGTAGTACTTGCCGCCCGAGCGCTTGAACGTCACGTCGTGCTTCCAGCCCTGGAAGGTGACGGTGCCGCCGTCGGCGTACAGGGAGGCGTCCGCGGCGCCGAGGGTCTTCGGACCCGCCTTGCCGTCCACCACGAGCCCCGCGCCGAGCCTGCTGTTGTACAGCTTCTGCCAGGACTTCACGGCGTAGGTGGTGTCGGGCCCGTACTTGCCGTCGATGTCGGACCAGTCGAACGCGGTGCCGTTCCGCTCCTTCGCGCCGTCGGCCCACAGCAGCATCTGCACCAGCGCCGTCGCGTTGCTGCGCGCATGGTTCTCGAGGACGCCGGCCCCGAACGGCTCCTCGCCGCGGTGACCGCCGTCCACGGCGGCGACGCCCTGTTCGCCCCCGCGGTACACCCGCCGCCTGGTCGAGGCCATCACCCGGACGACCCGCACCTCCGAACCACCGTCCGGCCTCGGCGCCCTGACCGGCCGTGAGCTGGAGGTCCTCAAGCTCGTCGCCCGGGGCCTGACCAACACCGAGGCCGCGGACCGCCTGTTCATCAGCGAGGCGACGGTCAAGACCCACCTGAACCGCACGATGACCAAACTGGGCCTGACCAGCCGGGCCCAGGTGGTGGTCGTGGCGTACGAGAGGGGCCTGGTGGTTCCGGGGGAGTGACCGCCCCGGCCCGCCCGGCGACCGGCGGGCGCCACCACCGCGACGCGCGGTCACTTTCGACCAACGAGGGTGCATGCGGCGGCGTCCTGGGTAGGCTCGCGAGTCATGGAGCATGAGGTGTTCGTTCCGGTTGTGGTCCAGCGGCTCGAGGAGACCCTCGCCGACCCCGCCAGGGTCGCCCGGGCCGTCCCCGGGCTCCAGCAGGACGCCGGGGCCGAGCCCGTCTCCGGGCGGCTGAAGGTGCGCGTGGGCAGCCACTCCGTCACCTATCGGGGCAGCGTACGGATGACCCGGCTCGACGACGGTTCCTACGCCGCCGAGGGCGACGCCGTCGAGGCCCGGGGCTCCGGCTCGGTCAAGCTCGCGCTCACGCTGCGCGTCGAGGAGGCGGAGGGCGGCTCCCGGCTGACCTTCGGCGGCACGGCCTCCGCGGACGGCCGGCTCACCGAGCTGCCGGCCGACGCGGTCACCTCCGCCGTACACCGCCTGCTGAACCGTTTCGCGGAGCAGCTGGCCGCGGCGGCGGACGAAGGGCCGCAGGAGCTCGAGCCCCTGGTCACGCAGGACTTCGAGGCCAAGGCGACCAGCGACTTCGACACGACCCCGGACGCCGACGACGCTGCCGCGCCGGCCCCGGACGACGCACGGGGGCGCGAGACTGCCTCCGATCCGGCGGACGCCCGGGGACGCGAAAGTGCCGCGGCTCGGGACGACGCCCGGGGGCGCGAAGGTGCTCCCGAGCCGACTGGCGCCCGGGAGCGCGAAGGTGCCGAGCCGGTGGATGCCGGTGAGCCCGCCGCCGAGGCCGCGCATGCCCGCCGTACGATGATCGGCCGCAGTGCGGAGGAGGTGGACCACGCGCCGCCCCGCGGCCGGTACGCGCCCGTCCCCGCGCCGCAGACGATCGCCGCGGGCTCCCCGCTGCGCTGGGCGGCCCCCGCCGCGGCCCTTGCCCTGGCGTCGGCGATCGTGGTCGGCAGGGCCCTGCGCAAGCGCCACTGACGAGGCGTGTACAGCGGTCTTGATCGCCCCAGTAGGGTCGTCCCGTGAGTAACGAAGACATCACGCTGACCGCGGGCGACGCGGAGGTGACCGTGCAGCCCGGCAACGGCGGCCGGGTCGGTGGGCTGCGCGTCGGTGGTACGCAACTGCTCAGGCAGGGGGAGAGGTTCGGGTGCTTCCCGATGGTCCCCTGGTGCGGGCGGATCAGGGACGGGCGGTTCCGGGACGGGGCGGCCGTCCACCAGATGCCGCTCAACTCCCCGCCGCACGCCATCCACGGCACCGTCCGCGACGGCACCTGGAGCGTGGCGCGGGTGGGCGCCGACGAGGCCGTCATCACGTACGACCTCGTCGACCCCTGGCCCTACTCCGGCCGCGTCACCCAGCAGATCGCCCTCACGCCGGACGCGCTGACGCTGACGATGTCCGTGGAGACGTACGACTCCTCCTTCCCGGCCCAGATCGGCTGGCACCCGTGGTTCAACCGGAACCTGGGCGGCGAGGACGTGCGGCTCGACTTCACGCCCGCCTGGCAGGAGGAGCGCGGGGACGACCACCTGCCCACCGGCGACCGGATCGAACCGCGGCCCGGCCCGTGGGACGACTGCTTCGGCATGCCCGGCGGCGTCGACGTCACCCTCACCTGGCCCGGACAGCTGGAGCTGAAGGTGGCCAGCCGGGAGGAGTGGGTCGTGGTGTACGACGAACAGGAGGCCGCCGTCTGTGTGGAGCCGCAGACCGGGCCGCCCAACGGTCTGAACACCCTGCCCCGCCAGGTCACGCCGCTGGAGCCGCTGGAGGCGACGACCACCTGGACCTGGCGCCGCCTTTAAGCTGACTGCCATGACGGAAGTACGTGGCGCGCTGCTGCAGCAGATCAAGGACAAGGCCGTGGTGCACGGCAAGGTGACCCTGTCGTCGGGTCTGGAGGCCGACTACTACATCGACCTGCGCCGCATCACCCTCGACGGGGAGGCCGCTCCGCTGGTCGGGCAGGCGCTCCTGGACCTGACCGCGGACCTCGACTTCGACGCGGTGGGCGGCCTGACCATGGGCGCCGACCCCGTCGCGGCCGCCATGCTGCACGCCGCCGCCGCCCGCGGGCAGCGGCTCGACGCCTTCGTCGTGCGCAAGGCAGCCAAGGCGCACGGCCTGCAGCGGCGCGTGGAGGGTCCGGAGATCGC
The sequence above is drawn from the Streptomyces sp. SLBN-31 genome and encodes:
- a CDS encoding polyamine aminopropyltransferase encodes the protein MIEPHAPAPPSPPPPWAVPARLPVRAATGRFLVLTCVFVCAACGLVYELELVALASYLIGDSVTQASVVLSVMVFAMGIGSLAAKRLRWRAAAGFGAIEASLALVGGCSAMAMYAVFAWTGDWGGLWADGPRWLLVAFSLTIGLLIGAEVPLLMELIQRIRRQDAGGAVADLFAADYVGALVGGLAFPFLLLPQLGQLTGALITGTVNALAGGALVLGLFRRDLTRRARWTLLIANLAVLGLLASAAALVDDFERAARHAVYGADVRVALRTGVQEVVLTGGTHGRPLHLFLDGRLRVSGRDERRYHEALVRPAMNGPHARVLILGGGDGLAAREVLRHRGVRRVDVVEVDPGVVRLARHDTALSALNGHAYDDPRVRVITADAFHWLRTAQRATYDVVVCDLPDPGITASTKLYSEEFYGLARRVLAPRGRLAVHAGPLSARPHVFWTVVASVRAVGLHTVPYRVGDRDARFASGPDRIAGALRAPRDWGFVLAAARTTPPLGLDAHAPPPRTLTRSSLAADARAAARTRLTGLPPSTLVHPRYAN
- a CDS encoding peptidoglycan-binding protein, coding for MLLWADGAKERNGTAFDWSDIDGKYGPDTTYAVKSWQKLYNSRLGAGLVVDGKAGPKTLGAADASLYADGGTVTFQGWKHDVTFKRSGGKYYLKVNNSRGWKLASYNTLNVV
- a CDS encoding SRPBCC domain-containing protein: MEHEVFVPVVVQRLEETLADPARVARAVPGLQQDAGAEPVSGRLKVRVGSHSVTYRGSVRMTRLDDGSYAAEGDAVEARGSGSVKLALTLRVEEAEGGSRLTFGGTASADGRLTELPADAVTSAVHRLLNRFAEQLAAAADEGPQELEPLVTQDFEAKATSDFDTTPDADDAAAPAPDDARGRETASDPADARGRESAAARDDARGREGAPEPTGAREREGAEPVDAGEPAAEAAHARRTMIGRSAEEVDHAPPRGRYAPVPAPQTIAAGSPLRWAAPAAALALASAIVVGRALRKRH
- a CDS encoding aldose 1-epimerase — its product is MSNEDITLTAGDAEVTVQPGNGGRVGGLRVGGTQLLRQGERFGCFPMVPWCGRIRDGRFRDGAAVHQMPLNSPPHAIHGTVRDGTWSVARVGADEAVITYDLVDPWPYSGRVTQQIALTPDALTLTMSVETYDSSFPAQIGWHPWFNRNLGGEDVRLDFTPAWQEERGDDHLPTGDRIEPRPGPWDDCFGMPGGVDVTLTWPGQLELKVASREEWVVVYDEQEAAVCVEPQTGPPNGLNTLPRQVTPLEPLEATTTWTWRRL
- the pyrE gene encoding orotate phosphoribosyltransferase yields the protein MTEVRGALLQQIKDKAVVHGKVTLSSGLEADYYIDLRRITLDGEAAPLVGQALLDLTADLDFDAVGGLTMGADPVAAAMLHAAAARGQRLDAFVVRKAAKAHGLQRRVEGPEIAGRRVLVVEDTSTTGGSPLTAVEAVREAGAEVVAVATIVDRATGAAEKIQEGAGVPYLFAFSKDELGLD